Within the Dolichospermum compactum NIES-806 genome, the region TTTTCCCATTCATATTCAGATTGAATTAAAGTTTTAGCTTTATTGATAATTTCCACATAAGTAACAAGCGTTAAAAGTTGACGGGAATTAAATAATTTTGACCATTTATCTATTCCATATCTTAATATTTGATCTGTATTAAATCCGGGATAAACTTCAACATCAGGCAATAAGTCATTATCGCTAAAATAATTATAATTTGAGTTTAAATATTTTTCAGCTTTGCTTACTCCATCTATATCTGAATTATTGGGTACTCTAAATTCTAAACTATTTTTACCTTGACGATAAGCAATAGCATATAACTGATATTCTAAACCTCTATTTCTTGCATAGTTCATCAAATATTCTTGTTCAATCACATTTCCACAATTAGGACATTTGCCAACACTTCGACTAATGGTAGTTGTAGTATCAGGATCATATTCACCATTATTCGTTTGAATAGTTGTCCCCTTTCCCTTTTTACCCTTAATCAATTCAAAATCAACCCGCTTATTTTCAGGATTAGGAATTGGCTTAACTGCACACCATTTATTTAAATTCTGCTTTTCTGGGCGTTTATATAACCACCAATTAGGACTTAAAGGAACAACAGACTCACAACTTGGACAAACAACAGTATGCGCCCATAAATAATTTTGTACCGTTTCCCCCGGTAAAGAAGGGAAAAATTCAGCTAACCTTTTTTCAGCTTCATCACCTACCCACTTCACCCATTTATCAATATCATGCTGTAAATCTGGTCCAAACTTTAAAGGATATTCCATTGCTGCTTTCATCGTCACCACAGCCACAGGATTCAAATCAGAAGCCAGCACATTTAACCCATATCTCGCAGCTTCAAAAGGGATACTTCCACCACCTGCAAAAGCATCTAAAACTGTAGGTGTGCGAGTTCCCCAAATTTGCTCACAATAATCATGCACTTTCTTAATTCGCACAGCAGTAGGAGGAGTTTTGTAGAGTTTAACTTCCTTCCCTGGTTCTAACCCCAATAAATATTCAAATTCCTCCATTGTCACATCTGCCGGTAACAAGGAAGCCAACACACTAGCACGACTAAAGGACAAAGGTTTGCGAGAATACCAACGATGTAACCCCTTAAAAGGATTTCCCCCATGTTCATAGTAAACCTGTTCGTTGAGGAGTTGGACAGGCATTCTTTCTTCTATGAATAAGTGGGGACGTTTGGGGGTTGGGTTAGACATGGAGGTGTAGATGTGTGGGTATTAATTGATATATTGTAATAGAAATGGGTAGTTTGTCAATTGATTAACGGTAATTGTAGTGCGAGCATCTTGCTCGCTATTGAATAACATCAATTATCATCTCAATTATTTAATAGGGTAATTGTAGTGCGAGCATCTTGCTCGCTATTGTTAAATAACATCAATTAAATAACGTCAATTAAATAATATCAATTAAATAATATCAATTAAATAATATCAATTAAATAATATCAATTAAATCACATCAATTAAATAATATCAATTAAATAACATCAATTAAATAATTTATATCTTTGACAATACCTTGTCCAAATTGAAAAAAGTCTTGATTTGTAGGTTGGGTTGAGGCACGTTCACGTTCGCGGAGCGTGGCGTTAGCCATAGTGTGGCGCCATAACCCAAAAAATGCGTCGGGTTGCGCTGTCGCTTAACCCGACCTACAAAAAATGGACAAGGTATTGAGTTATTATCTAGTAAATCCTTAAATGCAAGCGTGAAAAACAAGTGCTATGGTTAAACATCTCCTAGTTGTTGAATCTCCCGGAAAAGTCAAAAAACTGAGTCAAATTCTCGGTGCAGATTGGATTGTCCGCGCTAGTTGTGGACATATCCGCGAACTCAGTAATGAGGGTGATGATTCACTAGGATTTACAATGGATGGTAATACTGTTAGCTGCAATTATGTTCCCCGTGACCAACGCGCAAAGGAAACAATTCAACAATTAAAAGCGGCTGTTAGACAGGTTGATGAAGTTGTTTTAGCTACAGACCCAGACAGAGAAGGAGAAACCATTGCTTGGCATCTTAAAGAAACTTTAGGATTAAAAGACCCCAAAAGAGTAGTTTATACTGAGATTACACCATCAGCGGTGCGGAATGCGATCGCTCACCCCAGAAAACTCGACACTAATCTCATCGGTGCAGGATTATGTCGAGATTGTCTTGATAAACTGGTAGGTTACAAAGGTAGTCCCCTCGTTTGGGCTTTAAATAACGGCGCAAAAAGCGTAGGTAGAGTTCAAAGCGCCACATTACATCTAATTTGTCAGCGAGAAAGGGAAATTCTGGCTTTTGTCCCCCAAGATTACTGGAGTGTGTGGGTAGATTATCAAGAAGGATTTCGGGCTTTTTATAAAGGTAAGGCAAATTCTGACAAAGAAACACCAGAACCAGAAACGGAAACTCATGATGATGCAGCTAGTAACAGCCCAGAGAAACCTGAATCTAAGCGCGTTCTCTCAGAAGCAGAAGCCACAAGGTTAGTTGAGGAAGCAAAACTTCATCCTCATCAAATTATTCACCTAGAAGGGAAGCTGGTTTATCGTCAACCCCCTCCACCATTTACCACCTCCACCCTCCAACAAGCTGCCGGTTCCAAGTTGAAATTTTCCCCCGATAAAACCATGCAGGTAGCCCAAAAGCTATATGAGGCAGGGTTGATTACATATATGCGAACAGATTCAGTTATGTTGAGTCCTGAATTTTGTGCGAGCGCTCGTCAATGGTTGGAACAAAATGACCCCCAAAATGTGCCTCAGCAAGTAGCCAAGCAACGTAGTAGTAAAACCGCGCAGGAAGCACACGAAGCCATTCGTCCCACAGATGTTTTTCGTCCTTCGGTGCAATTGCGGGCAGAATTACCTGAAGATGAGTTTAACCTATATGTGATGATTTGGAAAAGAGCGATCGCTTCTCAATGTCGTCCTGCACAACTTCGCAAAACTCTAGTAATTACGAAATCAGGTAATATTTTATGGCAAGCTAGAGGGCAGGTAATCGAATTTTACGGTTATGCAAAATATTGGTTGAATCTTAGCAAAGATGCCGTTTTACCCTTATTACAACAGGGACAAATACTAACTTTAGAAAAAGCCGGACATGACCAAAAACAAACTCAACCACCACCAAGATATAGCGAACCCAAACTTGTGCAACTCATGGAACGCAAAGGAATTGGTCGCCCTAGTACCTATGCTCCGACAATTGCCACTTTAAAGAAACGCAATTATGTAGAGTTAAAAAAAGATAATCTTCAACCTACAAATTTGGGTTTAGAAGTAGATGAATTTTTGCAAAAGGCTTTACCAGATTTATTAGAAGCAGAATTTACTGCTAAAATGGAAGATGCCCTAGATGCAATTTCTGAAGGAAAAAACTCTTGGCAATATTATCTAACTAATTGGAATCAAAGTTATTTTATTCCTGCGCTTTCCAAAGCTAAAACTGTAGTTACTAATTCATCAACTACAGGTAAAAATAATAATTTTATTGAAAGAAAATATGAAACTTCTAAAACTCGTTGTCCTGATTGCAAAAACTGTTTAGCCAAAATTCCCAGCAGTAAAGTTAAAAAGAAATACTTTCTCAAATGTGTGAGTGGTTGCGAAAACATTGTCCTATTTTGGAGTGATTTTAACAAGAAGTGGGAAGCACCGAAAACTAAAACATCTGCCAATGAAAATGCTCCCAAACCTTCAGCAAAAATCACTTCATATCCCTGTCCTGTATGCAAAAAACCTTTAGAGGAATACAGTTATATTAAAGATGGGCAAAATAAAATTATGTTGCGTTGTTCTGGTCAGGATTCATGGAAGGATAAGAAACATCAGGATGTGGCTTATTTTCATACTGTAAAAGGATGGTGGAGTCCTAAACTTGGGAATTTGAATGTCTAAATCAGGATTCCCAGGATTTAAGGATGTACAGGATGTTATTTTTTATTGTTGATGAAAAATAGCGATTTTTGAATGATAGAGAATATGCTGTTTGCTAAAATTACCAATGAGCGATCGCTCATTGGTAATTGGTACAATCACTGCTAGAATCACTACAACAGGAAGTTCAACCAGTTTCAAAGAAGGGTAACTGTTGAGGAATAGGTTGTAGATAATTCCAGAATTTTAAAACTTACTTGCTGATGCGAGCTTTATTTTAGTTAAATTTAATATCAACATCATATGATACAATCAGCCTAACTATTTTTTTAATTTAATACTTAGTGTCAAATATGCCTCATGCTTATAACAGAGCCGCATTTACCACTGGTGCAGACAGCAGCAATTATCTATTATCGTTGTATTGTTCACTTGTAGCTCTGGAACTTGCTATTAAAGATCATCTTAATCCACCCTGGAAAAAGGGGCATACAATAATTACTTGGGTTAATGATTTAGGTGAGACTTCACTTGCACAGCAACTACGATCACAACTTGGTGTGTTGCGTTGTACCGATATAACCGGAAAAGCTGTTCCTGTGGACGGTGACAATTACCCCGGTATTAGATACATTAGACATGACAGCGACTTTCCAGAAACCTCTACGGATACTCAAATTAGAGATGCGTTAGAAACTATTAGAGACATCAAGACAAGTTTAAGAACTAAAGGAGTATCTCTGTAATGAATGCTGCTCAACTACTCAAAGAAGCAAAAAAGCTCGGAGAAATACAAACCATATTTAGATTTCCTTACGTTCATATTATCTATCTGTCTCCCAAGTTTCAAAATATTGATGATGAAGAACGTGAAATATCTTTTGCTCAGGATATTAATATAAGTGTGGCAGAACTAAGGACTACACTCCTTAATTCCCTGCTATCATTAAGACTTCTTACCTCAGAGGAATTTGCACTAGAATATCCTGAAAATCGTCCACGAGAAAGAGGACATCATTGGTTAAGTTCTCTTATCGAACAGCAATTTCAAAAATCAGTTGTTAATGATCAGGTTTCAAAAGAACTAAAAATTGTCCATTTTTATGGATATAAAGGTGGACAAGCACGCTCCACTCTACTTGGACTCATGTCTACAGTTTTAGCTGAAGATGGGTGGAAAGTTCTTGTTATAGACAGTGACATTGAAGCCCCATCATTAGACGTAATTTATGGACGAACTTCCGGTTCTATTTTAGGAACTTTGCTAGGAGTAGTTCAGTCCGTTGCAGAAATAAAACCTGAGCGTGTTAAGTCGATACCTTTAGCTGGATATGTAGATTTATTAGCCTGTCGGCCAACTTCGCCAGATTTTAATATTGATGCTGCGGCATTTGCTCTGCGCTCTGCTCTTGAACCAATGATAATTGAGAATGCAGCTAGGCGAATCTCTGAATTTGCGGCTGAAAAATACGATATCATTTTAATCGATCATCGAGCCGGACTTTCACCAGTAACTTTACCCTGGATGACTACGCTTCCAGGACCAACAGTTGTATGTGTTCGTCTTGATGATCAATGGCTACCCGCTAAACAATTCATAGAATCTGTCTTGAGAACACATATTGCTAATCCTGGAGTTTTTGTTTCTTGGCAGCCAGATAATGAGAATGAAGAATCATATATAAACAGGAATAATCAACAAATTGAAACATTACTAGATATGCTGGCAGAGATAATATCTCAAGAATCAGAAGATGAAGATTCAGAACTTTCTGCTGTTGAAGTTAGAGATCATTGGATTATTTGGCCTTATGACAGTGCTTTTAGATATAGCCGATTGCCAGATAAAAATCAACTAGCACCCAAAAACTTTGATAAACTTAGTAGTCTACGCAGTATTTTAAATATAGCTTCTAAAAAGCAGATTCAAAATAATATACTTACCCCAAGTGGAGCTACAGATGAAGGAGATTTGATCCATACAGATGCTCTCCAACAACTTCTTATACCTGACAATTCAATTTCATATATTTTTGGTAGAAAAGGTACAGGTAAAACTCGATTATTAAAAGAACTAGCCAAAGCAGAAATTGGTGAACCGTTACTTGTAACTGCTGATAATGCAGAAGACAAAGGTTTGAAATCTCCTAGTCCAGAACTATCGACAGCTATTGAGCGTTATCGAGATACGCCTGAGAATTTATGGTGGAATTTACTTTTGGCTGCCCTAGAAACAAAGACAACATCAAGAGAATTGTTAAGAGAAAATTTTTCTCAAAAACTAGAGCAGAATTTTAATGGAACTATTATAAATTTAATTATTGATCAATTAAATCAAAGTCCAAAGCGTACTTTTCTTCTTGATGGTTTAGAAACTGCTTTTGATGCTAAACTTACTTTTACATATATTGAAAGCCTTTTTAGATTTATTCAAACTATTGAATCTGATGATAGACTATCAAATCGTTTACAGTTTAAAATTTTCTTAAGAACTGATTTAGCTGAAAGAGGCTATCAGAACATTGAGCAACAAATATTTGGAAAGGTAATTTATCTAAATTGGGATACCCAAAAAATATTTAATTTTATATTATCTCGAATACGTAATATTAACTGGTATCGACAAAATTTTCCAGACTTAATAAAAAGAATAGAAGAAAAACGCGAAGATATTCGGAGAGGTGTTTTATCTACTGAAGAATGCGAAAATTTATTATTAATGGCTTTCCCAGAAAAACTGCGGAGAAATAATCTGGCTACTAAAACATTTCTGAAAACATATTTTGCAGATAGTGCCAGCGAAACACCAGAAGATAGCACCACTGATAAACTTCGTTACTATCCACGTATTTTCGATAAATTTATTCAAGTAATTGCAAATCCCACATCTACTGATGTAGGTTCTTTTACAGGTAAACAAATTGAAGATGGTAAAATCGATCCTTCACTCATTGTTATAGCTCATGAAGCAGCAGCAAAAGATTATTTAGGGCAGTTGCGTTCTGAACTAAACTATCTAATTAATCTTGCAGATCATATGTCTGAAAATGAACAAAAAATTAGGTCTTTACTTAGTGCATTTGATGGACTGAAAACACCTTTTAAGTTAGATCAATGTATTTCTGAACTAGCTGAAAAAACACAGATAGATAAATCAAAAATCAGGAATGCGATTGAGAGTATGAAGAGAGTGGGAATGTTTGAAGATCGTCCTAAGTATACTGGCGAACTACGAGTTGGCCGCTTGTTTAAATCATCATTGAGAATGAAATATAATCGTAAATATCCTCATAAAGATTCAGGTAATTAAAACCTTCTACATAAAAAATGAGACCCTAAAAAAGGGTGTTAGCAAGTAGGTTGGGTTTTCTTACGTCAACCCAACATTTATTTCATAATATTAGAGGGTATTCGATTTGAATACAATTATAATTTATTAACTTTCTAAAATATTAGAATCTGTTGCTAAAGTTTGCGCTCCTGTTTGCATCAGTTCAATATCTGCTATTGTCCAATTACGAGGATGCTGACAATGATGCGCCACTAATAGTCCCCATAATCCTCGCGGTATGAGAATTGGGACTACCAAATTGGCGCGAACTTGCATACTGCGAAGGAAATCACGGTGACAATCCTGAATTGGTTCTAATTCTATATCAGCGATCGCTCTAATTCGTCCTTCTAAGTACAAAGCAGCATACTCATGGTTAAAACAACCGCTTGGTCCGGTAAAACCAAGAATCGAATATTCATCAGCGCTCAATGACTCAAATGTTACCTGCCCTTGCCATTGTTCATAGAAATAATACAATACTACACGATTAGCCTGAAGTGATTCTCTTAGGTAATTTGTCGTTTGTCGCACTAATTCATCGCGTTCTATTTTGACAATCAGGCGATCAAGTAATTTTTGTAACCCCTCATCAGGGTGACAACTTGAGCGATTTTCAAATTCTGGGGAAGAAGGAAGTTGCACAGATTTAAAATAATGACTAATTAAACAATTTCAGATTTCTATAGAAACTTATCAGACATTGTACAGAAAATTATTCTTATTTAATAAAGAAATAATATAGTTTATGAACCTAGTACCGCAGGGCGGAAATCAAAAGTCAAAAGTCAAAACACAGACAGTATAGGCTTTTTGGCGATTGAGAATGGTTGGTTTATTTACGCCGTGTTGTACTAGTAATTGGTGATTGGTAATTAGGGAGAATTTTTTACCCATTACCAATTACCCATTACCTAACTCCAGCTATACTGGGCAAATTAACTTTTAAGCGTTTCAATATCGCTTCCCGTCCTTGCATTGCTAAAGTATCTTCTAAAGGTGAAAGTTTAATTTCTTGCTGATATTTCAACTTTAACGCAGTTTGAATTAACCAATCGGCTACTATTGGATTTTTTGGTAATAATGGACCGTGAGAATAGGTAGCGATCGCATTTTGATAAAACGCTCCTTCTGTCCCATCTTCTCCATTATTCCCCAAGCCATACACCACACGCCCCAAAGCTTCCACTTTTCCTAATGTAGTTCTTCCACCATGATTTTCAAACCCGACTAAATAAGGTTTTGTTCCCGCCATTGCTTCTAGTTCCTGGGCTAACCGGGAAGCTGTTACTTCTATCACCAAATTACCAATACATCTTTTAGTATTTTCACCAGGATGAACAGAAACTAAATCTAAGATTCCTAAACCTTCAATTCTTTGTCCAAAGGCTGGTTCATAATAATTTCCTAGTAATTGCGGAGAACCACAAGTAAAAACTCCCGGAGTGCCATGTTCGATTTTATCACGCACTGCCTCCGCTTTTGCCCCTTGCAAATCCCGCATGACAATTTCTTGCTGACGATCCTGTGCGCCCCCACCAACAATTACATCTACTGATTTTATATCTTCTGCCGTGGACTCTTGGTCTAAAGGTAAAACAATAACATTATATCCCCGCCATTGAGCGCGACGTTGGATAGTGATCACATTTCCGCGATCGCCATAGGTACTCATCAACTTGGGATATAGCCAACCAATAATAATTTCCATCGGTTTATAACTTATAAAACCTTTACTATAGCAGGAGTCAAGTAGGGGAGCAGAGCCTCCTCCCATTCCAAATTGTTGCAATATATTAATGAATTTCAAGTTTAGTAAACAGACAACACAAAGAAAAAAACTCGTGCTAGATTAAGGGTATGGTACAAAAAGGTTAAAAGTCAAACCTTAAATCCAAACTTTTCATTAGAGTTTGTGCCTCCTGCTCTAATGTGTCGGCAATCAATTTTAGATTTTAGCTTCCTGTCAAAGTTTTTTCGCCTAAATCTCACCAAATTGTCATTGGAGGTGTTGAACTCACAGCCAGAAGTGCCTGCCCATGAGAAATAAGGGAAGCGTAATTTAAATCGAATTGAATTGATTGCTTATCAAGTCCACTTCTATTATTTTTGTATTGAACTACAACCTAATCAAGAAACCGCTGTAAGCTGCTGATAGTCCTTCGTAGCTTGTAGCGGTTTCTGCTATGTATACTAAAAATAAAAAAAACAGGTATTGTTAATGAATCAAAAAAATATATTCTCCGTCAATAGAGATATCAGCTATAGCAGGAGTCACCGAGTCAGGAGAAAACCCCTTTGGTAGCAATAACTTGACCCTTGATTGATGTCTTAACCGCCTTGGCACTTGCTATATTTACCGATTTCTCACAGAGGTTATATTTATGTCATTACAATCACTTCGGGTTTTATTGTTGAGTAGTCTGGGCTGTTCTTTATTTTTTGGTAATACTGTAGCTTTTGCTCAAGTTGTTGTTCCTACAGTTCCATCCGGCTCTTCCACCACCATACCAACTTCCACCACAGTTGACAGTAGCACCAGGTTTAGTTGTCAATCCAACAATGGACAGTTTACAGTCATGTATCAGCCCGAAAGTCAACCAGGACAATATTTTGCTTGGGCTGCACCTCGGAGTTTAGGAGGCGGTTGGGATGCTCAAAAACGTTGTCAAGCGATCGCCACCCGTTTAGAATTATATCGCCCAGATGGATTACAAGAACTGCAAATAGCGGCAGAAAATAGCGAAAATATTATCTGTGTCACCACCGAAGCCCAACCCAATTGTCGAATTGTCTTGACAGTCCCTCGTGGCAAAGATCCTTATACTATTCGGAATAGTGTATTCCAAAACCTCACTAATGCCGATGGTGGACAACAAACCATTGCTGTCAATACCTACACTAATCGTAATAGCGGTAATGGCAATAGCTTATACAGTCTAGGGCAAACGCTTTTAGGTCGTAGCAAGAATCAAGTTACTTCTACTAAAGCTGGGATTAATTTAAAACCATACCTTGATCCTCAAGATGGTGGTACAGGCGGAAAACTGAGAAATGGAGTAGCAATTAAGGGTAATACCACACGCCAAAGTCCCAGTC harbors:
- the topA gene encoding type I DNA topoisomerase → MVKHLLVVESPGKVKKLSQILGADWIVRASCGHIRELSNEGDDSLGFTMDGNTVSCNYVPRDQRAKETIQQLKAAVRQVDEVVLATDPDREGETIAWHLKETLGLKDPKRVVYTEITPSAVRNAIAHPRKLDTNLIGAGLCRDCLDKLVGYKGSPLVWALNNGAKSVGRVQSATLHLICQREREILAFVPQDYWSVWVDYQEGFRAFYKGKANSDKETPEPETETHDDAASNSPEKPESKRVLSEAEATRLVEEAKLHPHQIIHLEGKLVYRQPPPPFTTSTLQQAAGSKLKFSPDKTMQVAQKLYEAGLITYMRTDSVMLSPEFCASARQWLEQNDPQNVPQQVAKQRSSKTAQEAHEAIRPTDVFRPSVQLRAELPEDEFNLYVMIWKRAIASQCRPAQLRKTLVITKSGNILWQARGQVIEFYGYAKYWLNLSKDAVLPLLQQGQILTLEKAGHDQKQTQPPPRYSEPKLVQLMERKGIGRPSTYAPTIATLKKRNYVELKKDNLQPTNLGLEVDEFLQKALPDLLEAEFTAKMEDALDAISEGKNSWQYYLTNWNQSYFIPALSKAKTVVTNSSTTGKNNNFIERKYETSKTRCPDCKNCLAKIPSSKVKKKYFLKCVSGCENIVLFWSDFNKKWEAPKTKTSANENAPKPSAKITSYPCPVCKKPLEEYSYIKDGQNKIMLRCSGQDSWKDKKHQDVAYFHTVKGWWSPKLGNLNV
- a CDS encoding AAA family ATPase codes for the protein MNAAQLLKEAKKLGEIQTIFRFPYVHIIYLSPKFQNIDDEEREISFAQDINISVAELRTTLLNSLLSLRLLTSEEFALEYPENRPRERGHHWLSSLIEQQFQKSVVNDQVSKELKIVHFYGYKGGQARSTLLGLMSTVLAEDGWKVLVIDSDIEAPSLDVIYGRTSGSILGTLLGVVQSVAEIKPERVKSIPLAGYVDLLACRPTSPDFNIDAAAFALRSALEPMIIENAARRISEFAAEKYDIILIDHRAGLSPVTLPWMTTLPGPTVVCVRLDDQWLPAKQFIESVLRTHIANPGVFVSWQPDNENEESYINRNNQQIETLLDMLAEIISQESEDEDSELSAVEVRDHWIIWPYDSAFRYSRLPDKNQLAPKNFDKLSSLRSILNIASKKQIQNNILTPSGATDEGDLIHTDALQQLLIPDNSISYIFGRKGTGKTRLLKELAKAEIGEPLLVTADNAEDKGLKSPSPELSTAIERYRDTPENLWWNLLLAALETKTTSRELLRENFSQKLEQNFNGTIINLIIDQLNQSPKRTFLLDGLETAFDAKLTFTYIESLFRFIQTIESDDRLSNRLQFKIFLRTDLAERGYQNIEQQIFGKVIYLNWDTQKIFNFILSRIRNINWYRQNFPDLIKRIEEKREDIRRGVLSTEECENLLLMAFPEKLRRNNLATKTFLKTYFADSASETPEDSTTDKLRYYPRIFDKFIQVIANPTSTDVGSFTGKQIEDGKIDPSLIVIAHEAAAKDYLGQLRSELNYLINLADHMSENEQKIRSLLSAFDGLKTPFKLDQCISELAEKTQIDKSKIRNAIESMKRVGMFEDRPKYTGELRVGRLFKSSLRMKYNRKYPHKDSGN
- a CDS encoding GAF domain-containing protein, with amino-acid sequence MQLPSSPEFENRSSCHPDEGLQKLLDRLIVKIERDELVRQTTNYLRESLQANRVVLYYFYEQWQGQVTFESLSADEYSILGFTGPSGCFNHEYAALYLEGRIRAIADIELEPIQDCHRDFLRSMQVRANLVVPILIPRGLWGLLVAHHCQHPRNWTIADIELMQTGAQTLATDSNILES
- a CDS encoding type 1 glutamine amidotransferase, coding for MEIIIGWLYPKLMSTYGDRGNVITIQRRAQWRGYNVIVLPLDQESTAEDIKSVDVIVGGGAQDRQQEIVMRDLQGAKAEAVRDKIEHGTPGVFTCGSPQLLGNYYEPAFGQRIEGLGILDLVSVHPGENTKRCIGNLVIEVTASRLAQELEAMAGTKPYLVGFENHGGRTTLGKVEALGRVVYGLGNNGEDGTEGAFYQNAIATYSHGPLLPKNPIVADWLIQTALKLKYQQEIKLSPLEDTLAMQGREAILKRLKVNLPSIAGVR
- a CDS encoding COP23 domain-containing protein produces the protein MSLQSLRVLLLSSLGCSLFFGNTVAFAQVVVPTVPSGSSTTIPTSTTVDSSTRFSCQSNNGQFTVMYQPESQPGQYFAWAAPRSLGGGWDAQKRCQAIATRLELYRPDGLQELQIAAENSENIICVTTEAQPNCRIVLTVPRGKDPYTIRNSVFQNLTNADGGQQTIAVNTYTNRNSGNGNSLYSLGQTLLGRSKNQVTSTKAGINLKPYLDPQDGGTGGKLRNGVAIKGNTTRQSPSRLNPGRFR